A portion of the Zootoca vivipara chromosome 6, rZooViv1.1, whole genome shotgun sequence genome contains these proteins:
- the TMEM145 gene encoding transmembrane protein 145, producing the protein MGLRMELPAPLQRLPGAVKLLAVSFHVLLLLLLQAPQTCWGKYVKGNISTKEDWVFLTRFCFLSDYGRLDFRFRYPEAKCCENILLYFDDPSQWPAVYKKGNKDCLMKESVIRPENNQVINLTTQYAWSGCQLVTENSVRYLSCASGRSFRSVRERWWYVALSKCGGDGLELEYEMILTNGKSLWTRHFSADEFGILETDITFLLIFILILIISCYFGYLLKGRQLLHTTYKMFMTAAGVEVLSLMFFCIYWGQYASDGIGNGSLKILAKLLFSVSFLIFLLMLILLGKGFTVTRGRISHTGSIKLSVYMTLYTITHVVLFIYEAEFFDQAQVLYTYESPAGYGLIALQFVAYIWFCYAILITLKQFPEKQPFYVPFFAAYTLWFFAVPVTALIANFGIPKWAREKIVNGIQLGIHLYAHAVFLIMTRPSAANKNFPYHVRTSQIGIVEEVASGAKFPHHVYGNVTFISDSVPNFTELFSIPQSTGSSSSNPRKQVEETSSADRNLTPSCVVTTSELSGAPVLLKPSLGGESQPPPYQLHAPQLHQHNGYTEYFSMHTTGARPV; encoded by the exons ATGGGGTTGAGGATGGAGCTGCCCGCACCTCTGCAGCGCCTGCCGGGGGCTGTGAAGCTCCTCGCCGTCTCCTTCCACGTCCTCCTGCTACTACTGCTCCAGGCGCCCCAGACCTGCTGGGGAAAGTACGTGAAAGGGAACATCAGCACCAAGGAG GACTGGGTATTCTTGACTCGATTCTGCTTCCTTTCTGACTATGGGCGCCTGGACTTCAGATTCCGCTACCCAGAG GCCAAATGCTGCGAGAACATCCTTCTTTATTTTGATGATCCTTCCCAGTGGCCCGCCGTCTACAAGAAGGGAAACAAG GATTGTTTGATGAAGGAGTCTGTGATCCGCCCAGAGAACAATCAGGTGATCAACCTCACCACCCAGTATGCCTGGTCTGGATGCCAG TTGGTGACAGAAAATTCGGTGCGGTACTTGAGCTGCGCCAGCGGCAGGAGTTTCCGCTCGGTTCGTGAGCGGTGGTGGTATGTGGCGCTCAGCAAGTGTGGG GGCGATGGGCTGGAACTAGAGTATGAGATGATCCTCACCAATGGCAAATCGCTTTGGACGCGGCACTTCTCAGCTGATGAGTTCG GCATCCTGGAGACAGACATAACTTTCCTGCTTATCTTCATCCTAATCCTCATCATCTCCTGCTACTTTGGCT ATCTTTTGAAGGGACGGCAACTTCTCCACACCACTTACAAGATGTTCATGACGGCGGCTGGGGTGGAGG TGCTCAGCCTGATGTTCTTCTGCATATATTGGGGCCAGTATGCGAGCGATGGCATTGGAAACGGCAGCCTCAAGATCttgg CCAAGCTCCTTTTCTCCGTCAGTTTCCTGATCTTCCTCCTGATGCTCATCCTTCTGGGAAAAGGATTCACTGTCACCAG GGGTCGGATCAGCCACACTGGCTCTATCAAGCTTTCTGTGTACATGACGCTCTACACTATCACTCATGTCGTGCTCTTCATCTACGAGGCTGAG TTCTTTGATCAAGCGCAGGTGCTGTACACTTACGAGTCGCCGGCTGGATACGGCCTGATCGCCTTGCAGTTTGTGGCTTACATCTGGTTCTGCTACGCCATCCTGATCACTCTCAAGCAGTTCCCGGAGAAACAGCCCTTCTATGTGCCATTTTTCGCCGCTTACACCCTCTG GTTCTTTGCTGTCCCAGTCACTGCGCTTATTGCCAACTTTGGCATCCCCAAGTGGGCACGGGAGAAGATAGTCAACGGGATCCAGTTGGGCATCCACCTTTATGCCCATGCCGTATTTCTG ATCATGACACGGCCCTCGGCAGCCAATAAGAACTTCCCGTACCACGTGCGGACATCGCAGATCGGGATTGTGGAGGAGGTGGCGTCCGGGGCCAAGTTCCCGCACCACGTGTACGGCAATGTGACGTTCATCAGCGACTCGGTGCCCAACTTCACGGAACTCTTTTCCATCCCACAGAGCACCGGGAGCAGCTCAAGCAAC CCCCGCAAACAGGTGGAGGAGACGTCATCCGCCGACCGTAACCTGACCCCCAGCTGCGTGGTCACCACCTCGGAGCTCAGCGGTGCCCCTGTGCTGTTGAAACCGTCCCTGGGGGGCGAGAGCCAGCCGCCCCCCTATCAGCTCCATGCGCCCCAACTCCACCAGCACAATGGCTACACCGAGTATTTTAGCATGCACACGACGGGTGCCCGTCCCGTCTAG